ACAGGTTTAGCGAAGACAGTTATGGCACAAACAGTGTGATTTATACAATTTTTCAGGCATTGCTTTGCTGTATCTGCACCTCTTTGATGTACGTGGAGATGAATCCTATCTGCAGTACGCCCAGTCCTACGTCACTAAGAGTCTCAACTGCCTGACCAAACGCTGGATCACATTCTTGTGTGGGGACGCCGGGCCCCTGTCTGTGGCAGCAGTAGTGTATCACAAGCTTGGAAGAGAAAGGGATGCTGAAGAGTGCATCAGACGGTGAGAGTAAAGTATTCTGGGTTTTTTGGTATTGGGGGGGGCGGgtcggagaggaaggggaggctaAATACTGTCCGGTATTAACTGTGAGATTTCAAGACTGCTTTGCCTAGCAATTAAAATACACCATGGCAGCATTGTGTGCTGCAAaacctaatttatttattcattcatttaaaaACTTATATTCTGCTCAATCCCAGTTCATCAGTCAACAAACTCTGACAAACATTAGCCAGTTTCCACACTCATGATACGCCTGCATAAACAAAAGTTTTCAGTTGTCTTTTAAATGTAGACATGTTTCTGATCTTTCTTAACCTGGAAGGCAGTTTGTTCCAAAGCAAAGGACCCATGATGTAAAAAATTTGAACTTCTAAATTCTTCCACCTGAAGTCTTGCATTAGCCAGGTGCCTAGATTCTTTCACAGAATAAAATCAGAATATCCTGACTGGGACCTAAACTAATCCCACTAGCTCATGTCCTTCAGACTGCAAAAGGTCCTCATGGTAGCAGCTGTTTGTCAATGCCTTAGCCACAATCAGACCTGCCGTTGTGTGCTGAGGCCTCCAGTCATTCTCAGACTATTAGACCAGTCAGCCAGGTATGAAGAGGACCTGGAAAACGgcatggagggaggaagaggaggaggacattggggagtggtgtggagcagaggagagaggaggaagacccaGGAAGGAtaattcccctcctcccctccctcccttccttcacaGCTCCTGGGTCCTTAGAAGGGaattccccttctcccttcttctgctcTTGGATTTTCCATTCTAGGCAGGGGAGGCCTTCTCTCCAAATGCTTGCTGGAGGCTTGGGCTTCAACTTATTGTCTCTACACTTGTGCTTTGATGTGTTTGTACATGTTTCCAGACTTTGCCAGCTGCACCCATCTGTTGTGAAATTTGATGCCAAAGTACCTGATGAGCTTCTGTATGGACGTGTAGGCTACCTCTTCTCACTGCTCTTCATCAACAAGCATTTTGGAGGGGAAAAGATTCCACAAACTTATATCCAGCAGGTATTATCTCATATTTGTAGGTTTCCTGAGAATGAATTCAGTGTATCCAAGATTAGATAAAATATGCCTGATATTGTTTTGGCCTAGCTGGGGGGTCAATTAGCCAGCTCTGGCACCAATATTGAACttgtatattcagtgctgctatgATGTAAGTAATGACACTGAACATACAAGTTCAGCAGTGACCATGCTGACACTGTTTAGATTTAGAGAGGCTATTCAGCAAGCCTAAACTAAAAATTCCATCGCTTTAATATTTGGGTACTGGCAAGTGCTTTGACTCACAACCCCCTTTATCACAATGATGATGATTCTGAAAGCTGTGGTCCTATTTCTCCATCTACTAGCAGGGTGGCATAAAACCATGCATGTAAACTGGTCTAGCAGAAttcaggaaagaaaattaacacgTAAGCACAACCTTTTCCCTATGCATGCCAGATAAAAGGAATTTTAATGTACAGTAATTTGTTGGAACTGCACAGTAATGCTGTATTTTGTGAAACTGCTAATCTAAAAGCAATTTCTATTCTTTTTTGCAATGCATACAAGTTTTATAATTGCATCAATTGGTGCAGCTGAAAAATTCATTGATTCGAAATTGGTCACACTGCCTTTCTCTCCGCAGGTCTGTGATACTATCCTGGCATCAGGGGTAAACTTAGCAAACAAGAGAAACTTTGCAACCAGAAGCCCACTGATGTACGAGTGGTATCAAGAATACTATGTAGGACCAGCTCATGGACTGGCAGGGATTTACTACTTTCTAATGCAGGTTAGAGACTTTGAAAGACAAGGGGAAAAGGTCTGTGGAATGGAGGTCCTAATAAGGATGTCTAAGCTGGAAACTGATACTCAGATACACGCAAATATAAAAACACAAACGTATGTTTATTATTGAGTCAATGAAATTTCTGGATAACCTACTATATAGCTAAATGTTAACAAAAATCCTTATCCTCAGGTAAGTACAAAAGAAATTCCAGAAGGTGAAATGAGCATATCCTCAAGTTAAGCTAGGTAGCTCCAATGGCACCCTGCTTGTCATTGGCTTGAGACAGATAATAGAAACTTACTAGGtttaaactatttttaaaaagtcGTACCAACAGCAAACAAGCCTACATCTCTACTGTAAAAGAGTGGGAGGTCTTGGGGAGAAGCAAGCTAGAACTTGAAAAAAATGGTGGTGGAGTGTGAGGGATCTTGAGTAACTTGGCTATTCTTTTTCATCATAGCTCTTTTGTTTGGGAGAGGGGTTTTCTTGGCTATTCCTTGAGGTTTACCTGGGTTATCTGTACTGTGTTCTTTAAAATTTGTTCATGTATATTTTTCATTACTTCATGGCTCCTGATAGGGGGAGAAAGTACCGCTAGCATGCCAAAATTTAAATTAGCTCATAGGCACCTGACAAATAAGTGAGCAGAGATGATTTCCTTTTTGTAAAACTAATAGATAATGAAGATAAAAACTTTTGGGATGACTAAGGTCTGTTCCTTAGTCATTTCTTAACATATTGTGCTCTGAAAGAAAAGAGTCTTCTATAATCAGCTATCAAAATGTTACGGGTACACTATACATATTTTGTATAATATGTGAAAGGAGTGTTCACATGCCTCCTAATCTGGGCATGCCTCCTAATCTGGGCATATTCAAAGTTAGAACTCCTTAAAGCTTGGGTGTGCTAAACTTGTATTCTGCCAGCATTCGCAAGCTGACTCTGGTGTTCTGCTCTTGTACCTGTCTATCATAGCCTGCCTGCAATACCAACCAGGACACACTGCTCAAGCAAGTCAAGCCCAGTGTGGATTATGTCAGCCAGCTGAAGTTTCCATCTGGGAATTACCCACCTTGCATTGACGATACCCGCGATCAGCTTGTGCACTGGTGCCATGGGGCACCAGGTGTCATCTACATGCTTATGCAGGCCTACAAGGTATAGTatatgccaccccccccccacacacacacacacacacacacatgcacacaagaTAATGAGGCTCATATATGTATGGTATTCTTAtttagggcaagatgcactaaacttcaacgaccctttaacgaagaaaatttcaaccgtggcatgcattaaaggccattttccgacgacgctagcagctaacaaaaacgaaatgcaaacgagtaactaccattgaaatgtgggcgattcggaatgcactaaccataccgacgattgcaccgaatcatttaccgtgaaatatttaacgtcagctcagagctgtcgttaaggcctgagctgtcatacagacactgctccccgcttctgcctgcagcataaaaatccaagctggcatgtttgaaaataaaaaaaacccacacaaacacgtggctccctgcttctccctgtattaaaaaaaaaaaatcaaaagaaaactcaAAACTGTGGCAGCcacggccccctcccttcctctctctatttctccttctcccacagctttgaaatttaacactctgctctcctctgaagccagtttcccaggttctgtaaacaactttaagctgccctggtccccctcccttcctctgtttcccCCAGCCGGGGGCAGgcccaggtctctcagctgagctaAAGGGGatcacagtgaaagaggtcttttgttagaaaGGGGTGTTTATGAAGGACGTCCTGTTTGGAATCTTGAggaggacatcttcaactgcactctcctgctaggatcatAGAGCTAAacgctcgcacgtcccgatcccccccccccccctcgcacgccTCTGTCTGACTTAAGCAACCTAcataggtttaatacgtttgtgttgacgtttgtggcatgcgcagagcagccagcataatgcttggctgctctgcgcatgttttaggggccgattaccgacaggGATTATGAATCTGTAaagcattgtactttacaataccgcacagAATATGTGCGgcttgttttttttggtgcattcttcgttttttcaaattcggtaagcacttttacattttagatttttttacatttggttgatgcatctgggccttaattGAGTTATGTCCCGCATCATTAAGGAGGATTGTCCCTCTAACCTGTAGGAGGAGTATGTCATCTTGCTGCTGACTCTtccagtgccttttttttttattcacagtTTGAATATATGGGACCtgttaacctactactactactatttagcatttctatagcctgTGCATTCAAACCTCAGACTGAAGCCACCAGGTAGAGGAAGTGGAAATGAGTGGTGCACTGTTTTTCTGCTAGGGAAGGAAAGAATtgtgaggggaggagagtaaGAGAAAATGGGTAGGGTGAAGTACAGTTAGAGGATTGTGTAGGTGAAAAGCTAGAGTGCCCAAAACATTAGGTGCGTCACAAAGTCTTCATTGGCAGCAGCTTTGGAATTGTAGACTGGCCTCTTAAAATACCTTGAAAAACTGAACTGTGACAAAACAGCGGGTTTTAAACCTAGAACTTGTactatttcttgaagtgtatttctctagtgtggccagcaggtggtgcatgtttatgcttaaatctGTTAGCGAGAACTGActtttccttctttagttaacactagtaaaaaaggcccgtttctgacacaaatgaaacaggctctagcaaggttttcctcatagtgtgtatgttttgaagagtatatgtgagagtgactgtgtgtgagagagagagtgaaagtgtgtgtgtgagagagagagagtgagtctgggtgtgagtatgtctgtgagagagtgtgtgtgtgagaatgagagtgtgtgcaattgcgtatgtgagacacagtgtgatagagagagagagagagagtgtgtgtgtttctcacagatacagtgtgtgcgagagagtgtgtgtgagacattgATTCTCTGTgacactgagtgtatgagaccaagcgagtgtgtaagtgactgtgtgacacatagagagtgaatgtgatacactgtgagacatagagtgtgttagagtgagagacagaaagacattgtctgtgagagagagagtgtgtgagagagagagagtgtgtgtgtgacagagatacctccctccctctctctctatggtgtcaggcccccctctctctctggtgtctgagattgccaccactgcacctaagcaattggtgtgctggaggagggggagagagagagtgtgtgtgtggggggggggatgtgttggagggggttcagcttggaagaagaggggtgtggtaTGTTCAGGAAGcgttgccagatgagagtgagagagtgagtgtgggggggggggggggggttcaggaagcaatgccagatggcattgtgagtgagtgtgggggggggggggcagggggttcaggaagcgctgccagatgagagagagagtgagtgagtgtgtgtgtatggtgtttcaggaagcgctgccagatgattgagagagagtgagtgtgtgtggggggggggggggggggggtaggggaggttcaggaagcgctgccagatgagagatagagtgcgtgtgtgtgtatggggttggggagtgggaggtgtgttggggggttcagcttggaagaagagggatgtgggtggttcaggaagcgctgccagatgagtgagtgagtgagtgtgtggggggggggcggtttttcAAGCATTGCCAGAtaagagtgagtgagtaagtgtgtgtgtatgtgggggggggggtggtcaggaagcggggccaaatgagagtgagtaagtggggggggggggttcaggaatggCTGGCAGATTAgtcagtgactgtgtgtgggtggaggggggttcaggaagcgatggcagatgagattttgagtgagagagtgtgtatgttggaggggtgtgttggttgtgttgggtggttcagcttggaagaagaggggtgtgggggggggtctggaagcactgccagatgagtgagtgtgtgtgtgggggggtggtttatcaagcgtttgcagatgagagtgagtttggggggggggggggtcaggaagcggggccaaatgagagtgagtaagtgtgtgtgtgtgtgtgtgttggtggtggtggggtggttctggaagtgtggccaaatgagagtgagtaagtgtgtgtgttttttttgggggggggggggggggttcaggaacggctgccagattagtgagtgactgtgtgtggttgtggaaggggtttcaggaagcgctgccagatgagtgagtgtgtgtgtgtgtatgtgtgtgtgtgtgtacgggtattctggaagcgctgccatatgagacagagtgtgggggggagggggtgtgagggggttcaGGAACCGGTGCCAgatgagtgaatgtgtgtgtggggggggggcaggggtttcaggaagcgctgccagatgtgagagtgagtgtgtgtgtggtggggaggagaggggtttgccagatgagtgagtgtgtgtgtggggggggcagggttttcaggaagcgctgccagatgagagagtgagtgtgtgttggggggggtcaggaagcgctgccagatgagagagtgtgtgtgtgtgtgtgtggtgatggtggggtggggtggttcaggaagtgtggccaaatgagagtgagtgagtaagtgtgggggggggggaggggttcaggaacggctgccagattagtgagtgactatgtgtggttgtggcaggggtttcaggaagcgctgccagatgagagtgagtgagtgtgtgtgtgtatgtgtgtactgggtttctggaagcgctgctatatgagacagagtgtgtgtgtgtgggggggggggttcaggaaccggtgccagatgagtgagtgtgggggggcaggggtttcaggaagcgctgccagatgagagagtgagtgtgtgtgtggtggggagaagaggggtttgccagatgagtgtgtgagtgtgtgtggggggcagggttttcaggaagcgctgccagttgagagagtgagtgtgtgtgtgtgtgtgtatgtgtgtggtgggggggtttaggaagtgtggccaaatgagagtgagtaagtgtgtgtgtttgtttggggGGTTCAGGATCCGCTGCcagagtgtgtgggggggcaggggtttttgGAAGCGGTGCTTTGAAGATGAGGGAAGGTAGCGCTGCCAGATTGCAGGGGTTTTTTCGTTTATTGCCGTCACTGCCTCCTCCGCgtgatgtctcccccccccccccccccccccgccgccatcccacccaccgttgcgttacatagttttgctggcgggggtcccaaaatcccgccagcagaagtcctttgttgtctgctgactCCGCTTGATCTTCGGCATTGCTAGCCTTTGCtgggcggggttctgtgcgtctgatgtcctgcacgtgcatgacgtcagaggcacagaagccctgcctgcatagGCTAGTAAATGCTGAAGTTCACGCCAgagtctgaagacaggacttgtgctggcggggtttcgtgtcccccgccagcaaagcaaCACGATGGTGTGTGGCTTTGGGGGGTGGGTGTTGCTCCTCCATCAATGTTCTGAAATATGAAAGTAAACATCCAGAATCTGTCACCCAGATAGCATTACAATGAGTACAAGGaaacataccgggctataatctttttaagaaggatagagagggccgaagaggtagaAGAGTCACgctgtatgtgagaaacaatatcagagcagctgaaatgcggggaacctggggaaaggaagaagctttatggattgtcctggaaagagaagatggaacctgtatccatacgggtgttatctacagacctccagcacaaatggaAAAGCTagcaaggatctgatagaaaaaaattcaaaagcttggtgtgaaaggggaggtgctactttggggagatttcaatttgcctgatatggattggaacgtcccgtcagcagaattggaaaaagtaaggagattgtggatgcctgtcaaagtgcctttctcagacaaatgatgacggaacccATTAGAGAAGGGTCagcgctggatctagtgctcacaaatggaggatttccaatatctgggtgggtgcccacctataaTATTGATCATCACACGATGtgatttgatataagggcaaagcacaaaactcaaagtactagatttcagacgtactgatctTGGTAAAATGGggcaatacctgaagaaggaactgatgGCATGAATAGGCGTAggtgaagtggaaaatcagtgggcCAAGccgaaagctgctataaatatggcaactgatctttatgtaagggaagagaaacagaaagcctatatggttctccaaacaagtggctgaaaaaataagagcaaaaggggcttcgttcaagaaatacagaagaatgcaagaagaggatcacggaaaagattaccagattaaatacaaagaagcgaagagggaaatatggctagcgaaagcgtgggtggaagaaaaaatggctaaagatgttgagatgtgacaagacctttttcagatgttttggggaaaggagaaaagataggaatggaattgcaagactgaaagatactgagaatagctatttggagagtgatgaggataaagcaaacggGCTAACCAATTACTTTTCTTCGGTGTTCAtgaaagaaaatcctggggaaggacctcCATTGGCTGCTGAGGAAATATCTGGgcatggagtggatattgcgccATTCACGGAggaaagcgtttataaacagcttgagaatcaatgtggacaaagctatggggccggatgggatacatcgcAGGATACTAAGGAagatcagagaagtcctggcgggacctcttacagatttatttaatagatctttagagacaggagaggttccgtagGATTAGAaacaagcggatgtggtccctcttcataaaagcagaGTCTGTGAGGAAGTAGGAAACTACAAGCTGGTAAGttatgtcggtggtaggaaaaataatggagttgctactGAAAGAAAAGAGAGTTAATTTTATAGAAGCCAGTGGATTACAGGATCAGAAGCAACattgctttaccaaaggaaaatcctgccaaccaaattttattgacttctttgactgggtgaaggacatgcactagatgtagatgtaatctacttgaattTCAGGAAGGACTTTGATatgtccctcacagaagacttgtgaataagctgagagggctgaacttaggacccaatgTGGTGATCTGGATAGAAAACTAGTTGACCCGACAGAGAGTGGTGGTGAACGAAATGCGCTcgaaggaaaggaaggtgaataCTAGAGTGCCTCGGGTCAGTGCTGGggacaattctgtttaatatatttgtgagagagattGCTACCCTTTTAATTCAGGGCCGCATTTTGCTTTTCTTCAGGAGGAGCAAATGAAACATTGTGAAAGAGCACATACACAAAACATTACAGCTGACGGCATGGTGACTAGGTTGGTTCTGCATATCATGTGACTTGATGATAAAATTGATTTTTGCGAGTGATCATATTGAGATATGATGATCACAGTGGATATACAAGTTTTCCAATCGGGAGGTATCCAGTAATTTAAAAGAGCTGCATTTTGGTGGCTGAAGCTGTGGATCATTGACAAGGATTTGGACTCTTATTTTGGAGTTTATAAGACAATATCTGTGACCATTTGGAATTGCACATTGGACTTACCAATTATTTAGTTTATTGAGTTCATATAATATTACTCACAGGATTATGTGGTCTGACTGGTATGAGTGAAAGGTTTGAATGTGATTTGTGTGGGTAAGTGTATTAAAATTAAagataaatataaaaacaattttGTAAATGCTGGAGTATTTAATTTCTGATAGTTAAAATTTCATTTATGTAACCCTGGGGACTGTTATGTAAGGTTTCCCTCTTAATATATTATACAAACTGTATAGAAACCTGATGATGTTTAAAGTCTAAATTAAACAACTTCTTTCCTTTAAATGTATAATAGTGCTCGGTAATAGGTGCTTTGTTGTCGAGCTAATGATTAACTCCTTTGACAGCACCAGCAACCACCATCACAGCACTACGGGTCCCTTCCTCCCTACCGTTTGTGCTTAGATTTTCATTAGATCCTACACTGTTTGCTGCAGTCCCGTCTGCCACTCTCCTCATGCACCTTAATGTTCATGACTGTGTtacaggttttcgggatatccacagtgaatattcataatTCTTACTTAGGTTCACTGTCAATAAATAGTTGCATATAAAACATATTAAATTTTCAACAACCGTTGCAAAATATCccaatctttattaaatactttACTTTAACATATTGTTTATCAATTATTGTCTGAAATCCTCAAT
The genomic region above belongs to Microcaecilia unicolor chromosome 7, aMicUni1.1, whole genome shotgun sequence and contains:
- the LANCL1 gene encoding glutathione S-transferase LANCL1 — translated: MERRNFPNPYADYRGPLDSHTAHFDSAGRLTAEFRHHLNNKINELLQHMEKGLKSSDPSDCTVYTGWAGIALLYLHLFDVRGDESYLQYAQSYVTKSLNCLTKRWITFLCGDAGPLSVAAVVYHKLGRERDAEECIRRLCQLHPSVVKFDAKVPDELLYGRVGYLFSLLFINKHFGGEKIPQTYIQQVCDTILASGVNLANKRNFATRSPLMYEWYQEYYVGPAHGLAGIYYFLMQPACNTNQDTLLKQVKPSVDYVSQLKFPSGNYPPCIDDTRDQLVHWCHGAPGVIYMLMQAYKVYGEQRYLADALQCAEVVWQRGLLKKGYGLCHGAAGNAYAFLALFNLTRDVKYLYRACKFAEWCIDYGQHGCRIADTPFSLFEGMAGTIYFLADLLEPTKAKFPAFEL